Part of the Streptomyces sp. f51 genome is shown below.
TAGCGGGTTCTCCGGGTGAGGAGCTTTCGATGAGTGCGACGGACGAGCAGGCGATCGAGGCGGAGCGTCAGCGGATCAGGGACGCCCATCTGAAGACGGAGCGGCCGCCCAGCACGGCCCGCGGCGTGCACCATGTCGCGCTGCTCTCCGCGGACGTGGAGCGGACCGTACGGTTCTACCAGGGCGTCCTCGGCTTCCCGCTCACCGAGATGATCGAGAACCGGGACTACAAGGGCTCGACCCACTTCTTCTTCGACCTCGGCAACGGCAACCTGATCGCGTTCTTCGACTTCCCCGGCCTCGACCTCGGCCCCTACGCGGAGGTCCTCGGCGGACTGCACCACCTCGCCATCTCCGTCGACCCCGGCACCTGGCGCGAACTGCGCGAGCGGCTCGACGCCGCCGGGGTCGAGTACATGGAAGAGAGCGGCACCTCGATCTACTTCCGTGACCCCGACGGCGCCCGGATCGAACTGCTCGCCGATCCGCTCGGCGAGATGTACGGCAACAAGGTCCTCTGAACCCGCGGGAGCGGCCGGGGCCTCAGCGCAGGGTCTCGGCCCAGTTCGCCGGAACACGCCCGGCCGGGCCGGGCGCGGGCTGGTCCAGCGGGTGGCTCACCG
Proteins encoded:
- a CDS encoding VOC family protein; protein product: MSATDEQAIEAERQRIRDAHLKTERPPSTARGVHHVALLSADVERTVRFYQGVLGFPLTEMIENRDYKGSTHFFFDLGNGNLIAFFDFPGLDLGPYAEVLGGLHHLAISVDPGTWRELRERLDAAGVEYMEESGTSIYFRDPDGARIELLADPLGEMYGNKVL